Proteins found in one Geomonas subterranea genomic segment:
- a CDS encoding pilus assembly protein PilZ, with the protein MGDAATTLHAVPSDAESPATGKSVSRGHLVNRLNYINFQDQTILVSLRHLAYDDSILLRARPQPCEGERLECRWDEPASIKQILKTYRFDYLLIADGKKYLVVNSELLSMDDTGLSLLLPPACREFQARKIRRHPASPISAQLLQHGVLFNCTLFDFTPVSLRVTGIWERPEALNWINTEEPVHLRLSRGDDLIFSGSFEIMSLYQGRKECSFVLRQHRNNIRRFRTKTYRNERQELVPSPNIVFDHPLIGKRVNLKMADISGTGFAVEENEEESVLLPGMMIPGVKISFAQGLTLDCTAQVLSRNVTGEEGERTVRCGCAVLEMEIHDHVKLLSILHQAADRNAYVSTGVDLDELWDFFFQTGFIYPGKYAHFQANKERIKDTYARLYNESPHIARHFIYLDRGAILGHMAMVRFYHDSWLIHHHAARKSASVRAGLAVLEQVGRYLNELETFPFAHLRYVFCYYRPDNKFPARVFGGFAQRHGDQGSCSLDLFAYSHYRAEGEEPPWPESWALVPASDFDLTELARFYRHLSGGLMTDAFDLHPGASGNGDLNEQYRGLGFRKELYLYSLRKAGSLKVFFLVNRTDAGFNMAELTNCVTAVVIDEETPPEMFELALKRVSRHYEGEGMPVLTFPQAYVENNALPREKNYLLWTLDMHYSDHFLHYCDALFKGHGKAH; encoded by the coding sequence CAGGACCAGACCATCCTGGTCTCCCTGAGACACCTGGCCTACGACGATTCCATCCTGCTTCGCGCACGCCCCCAGCCGTGCGAAGGGGAGCGTCTGGAGTGCCGGTGGGACGAGCCCGCGAGCATCAAGCAGATCCTGAAGACGTACCGTTTCGACTATCTCCTCATCGCCGACGGCAAGAAGTACCTGGTGGTGAACTCGGAGCTGCTATCCATGGACGACACGGGACTCTCCCTGCTGCTCCCTCCGGCCTGCCGCGAGTTCCAGGCCCGCAAGATCCGGCGCCATCCCGCAAGCCCAATTTCCGCGCAACTGCTGCAACACGGCGTGCTCTTCAACTGCACCCTGTTCGACTTCACTCCGGTAAGCCTAAGGGTAACGGGTATATGGGAGCGGCCGGAGGCCCTCAACTGGATCAATACCGAGGAACCGGTACACCTGAGGCTGTCGCGCGGGGACGACCTGATCTTCTCGGGCAGCTTCGAAATCATGTCGCTTTACCAGGGGAGGAAGGAGTGTTCCTTCGTCCTCAGGCAGCACCGGAACAACATCCGCCGCTTCAGGACCAAGACCTACCGGAACGAACGCCAGGAGCTGGTCCCGTCCCCCAACATCGTGTTCGACCACCCGCTGATCGGGAAGAGGGTGAACCTCAAGATGGCCGACATCTCAGGCACCGGTTTCGCCGTCGAGGAGAACGAGGAGGAATCGGTCCTGCTGCCGGGGATGATGATCCCCGGGGTCAAGATCAGTTTCGCGCAGGGGCTCACCCTCGACTGCACGGCCCAGGTGCTGTCGCGCAACGTGACGGGGGAGGAGGGGGAGAGGACCGTACGCTGCGGCTGCGCCGTCCTCGAGATGGAGATCCACGACCACGTGAAGCTCCTCTCCATCCTGCACCAGGCAGCCGACCGCAACGCCTACGTCAGCACCGGGGTCGACCTCGACGAGCTGTGGGATTTCTTCTTCCAGACCGGCTTCATCTATCCCGGCAAATATGCGCACTTTCAGGCCAACAAGGAACGCATCAAGGATACCTACGCGAGGCTCTACAACGAGAGCCCTCACATCGCCCGGCACTTCATCTACCTCGACCGCGGCGCCATACTCGGGCACATGGCCATGGTCCGCTTCTACCACGACTCCTGGCTCATCCATCACCATGCCGCCCGCAAGTCGGCGTCGGTCCGGGCGGGTCTTGCCGTGCTGGAGCAGGTAGGGCGCTACCTGAACGAACTGGAAACCTTCCCCTTCGCGCACCTGCGCTACGTCTTTTGCTACTACCGGCCAGACAACAAGTTCCCGGCCCGGGTTTTCGGCGGTTTCGCCCAGCGGCACGGCGACCAGGGGAGCTGCTCGCTCGACCTCTTCGCCTACTCCCACTATCGGGCCGAAGGGGAGGAGCCTCCGTGGCCGGAGTCGTGGGCCCTCGTTCCCGCCAGCGATTTCGACCTCACCGAGTTGGCGCGCTTTTACCGCCATCTATCCGGTGGCCTGATGACCGATGCATTCGATCTTCACCCCGGTGCCTCCGGGAACGGTGACCTGAATGAGCAGTACCGGGGGCTCGGCTTTCGCAAGGAGCTCTACCTCTACTCGCTGCGCAAGGCGGGCTCTCTAAAGGTGTTCTTCCTGGTGAACCGCACCGACGCCGGTTTCAACATGGCCGAGCTCACCAACTGCGTCACGGCTGTCGTCATCGACGAGGAGACCCCGCCGGAGATGTTCGAGCTCGCCTTGAAGCGGGTGAGCCGCCATTACGAAGGGGAGGGGATGCCTGTGCTCACCTTCCCTCAGGCATACGTGGAGAACAACGCACTGCCGCGCGAGAAAAACTACCTCCTGTGGACTCTGGACATGCATTACAGCGACCATTTCCTGCACTATTGCGACGCCCTTTTCAAGGGGCACGGCAAAGCCCACTGA